In the Populus trichocarpa isolate Nisqually-1 chromosome 1, P.trichocarpa_v4.1, whole genome shotgun sequence genome, CTTTAATCTTGCTCCTGGGATTGTTGCTGGACAGCAGCTCCTAAAATTTGTGCTAGTTATTAATCCAGGTGGTCCTTGATTTTCATACTCTTAATTATGACATATTAAAATTACTGTGCACTAATTGCTAATTAAGCATCATCAGCACATCACATTATAACAGCCATAATGAATCTCTAattgtttgttaattaaaatatttcttaatttcttttttaattgtagaAATGTCCTCATATCAGGTTTTGagtatcaagatttttttttaaaaaaatcagattaaataaatgatctatatccaaattgatataaaattaattactttcttTCAATacactacaacattatccagttttaccgacggattaattccgtcggtgatagcaatgaactccgtcggtgaaaacaataccgacggattcaccgacggatcacgtccgtcggtaaaacagtcgtcggtaaatcccatttccgtcgctaattctgtcgcaaataaaaaaaaccattcaccGGCGGACACACCGACGgtaatacagacggatacgcgcgccaaaaaaaaattcctcgcgggaacattaccgacggccaATCCATCGGtacttttaagggtaattaccgacggcatcaccgacggggtttccgtcggtatttatggcatggcttgtaattttgttgcaactctctgtctaataccgacggatattagcCGTCGGTATGGCCGTCATTAATCACcaacggatattatccgtcggtgatgccgtcggtaacgatggcatggatggtaattgttcgccaactctctgttaaataccgacggatattttccgtcggtatatccgtcggtaaatatttgaaatatataaaaaaataatttattaattgtaaaaaacattaataaacaaataaaaatgcattaaacataaaaaatgtaaaagtaataatattcattacaagtttaatgtgtttaaaaaacaaaattaaactagaatagcggcggagctggaggaggaggcggaggaggaggaggctggttgttcccgggaccaaacggccaaaaagaagctgcacaagtatcgtcacccatctttgatctcatctccatgactatttgacggagctcatcataattcgtcgagagttgttgatattgttgtttcaacgcaatgaactcctcagactgggtgttcgatactgatggagagcttccaacagttgagacactacgagtcgaacgcaagttgtcagccgtagtgttggagagcccgtagaccctgtttttatcgggtccaccagacgatcccgcctccatccacaaatctggatcgaaatctggatgggtcgacggattgtccccatatctctccctcaaccggctattataggtctcctgaaaattccatcggtaaaaaaatcatcaaatgcaattcaagatgcaattcaagaaaataataacttacaaaataaaatgaatgaacgaacataccacgaagtgctgagcacggttgtccacgaactgctgcacccctttttggcggtcttgactccgcacatgcgtctctagaaacagctccattggactcggttcacgtccaagagacgcagcctgtaaggaaaaaataggttgaaagttaaatatattataaggaacgacaaattaattatcgatatatttcaataaaattaatcttaccatccgctttgcatgtgcgctgaatgggacggatccgccagtgtgcgtggtcaccgaaccataaatttgccggttccggttgtcggcgccagactgtgagcaccgtgagaaccgctctgaggtcacgtgctcaatatatgccgtccatatttcccccgagatgaatggcggtttgaattcctgccaaaccgccacctcattccatccttcaagaccgttatcctcgtatgtttttttgattttttttgggtgtcataccaaaaatcacgcaacctacttccatagtaacaaattagaatttaaaacattaaattataaaacaaaaataaatattatttttgatgttacctagttgccgcgtgattctcccataccctcctcacaacattgttgtccgccctatcccactcaaatttgttctgtgtatataaataattcatataaaataaaaatagtacaagatataaaattataaaaatcatttattaaaaataagctggaaattaaaaattaacaccgacctgaaatcgcttaaaccatgcatcgatattaggtttccactcaggatgtttggaaacctggctccattgaaacaatagaatctccatcgacgatttaaacgccaatgttatagtccttgcagcctcaatgtttgtaaacctgaaattaaataaaagtagtaattaatattaattagttgttcataaattatgttataagtatataaaaaaaaaactaaaacctaaacaaacttacattgagaggtcatccttccattgtgcctggtatttgcgggtgaattgaccccgctgtgaaggcacaccgcttttgcgctgtgaaaccgcgctagaagaggcagcatcacaagttggcgtagattcctcgccgtgatcagcacctaaggatacgtcctcctcgctgctagaagaactagctgcaaccgtcttctgacgacgtgctgtcgatttcattctacgcatctacacacatgtatacgaataattaacttcgattatttaattCCCAGCtaaactccggcctcatacacatccccggtggcaagttataaactgtcagtatgaccggccaacaagaataaggagcagcaaatgacccgaatggattgaatccgtctgtacacaacccaagacgcacgttccttgattcagctgaaaagggaggatgcatactgttaaagtgtttccaggcttcaccgtcagaaggatgaaccatcactccatcaaccgcatggtgtgattggtgccatgtcatgtgctcagcagtccttggtgacatgaataacctctgcagtctaggtgtgattgggaagtatctaagttttttatatgccacgagagtcttccctctaccagttctgggtttgtaacgggaatgcccgcacgtcatgcactcggtcatctcggcattttcaaggtagtataacatgcagaagttagggcatatatcaattttctggtatcctaaaccgaggggtttcatcatggacttggcagcatagaagttctctttcagcctgttcccttcaggtaaaatgcttctcgcccattcaataatcttgtcataaccggcctcactcaacccgtgatctgactttatggtgaacacctgtgctacggctgataatttactgtggttcgtgcagccatcccataatggttcgtcagaatctctcaacagatcaaaaaaccttgctgcatctgcattatgttcttcttctacgattggacatcccctgacattatcttcactcattctcattgcatccataaccatattcctgtaaggattactgttctcatttccaacttcatgcatgttactagcactagaagttgacccaaccacctgttcttccatgctctcatcaggaacaaatagttcttcgtgagcataccaacacaggtaatcttccatgaaccctttggttagaagatgcatcgttacaacatcttgatgcagaaactttaaatttttacacttcctgcatgaacacctaataccgccatcagtaaaattcctcggaatagatgttgcgaaattaataaaaccctggacaccgttacaataatccatcctccgcaatccttggggtgagttccgatacatccatgaacgatcatccatgacttctattgaacctctataaaacataacaaaaatattggttttccccgacattatccaacaaactaaaacaacacttatgttaaatattcattatcaattatcaactatcaacgttcatacatacaaatttatacatatataaatttacagaattactcacaacttcgaaatataattgataataattaaacaagacacttaaataagctattaattatttatttcatcacaacgacacatttaattcggtgtaattcaaacaaaatttcaacaatttacaaacaaatataatttgacaaaatctaaaacaacctataacaactacaaaattatacattcatactacaagtttctttgacaaataacaattaaacaagtacaaacgttaacaaaatacatatactaaaacaataaaattcacaattaaatattaaaactaattaaaaaggatagatttacttacaaaaaaatgataaaatctacaagaaacgggtattgtgaccacgtacaagatataagaaacttgagtgctcgtgttgagaatagtggagagtttgggatgggtgtttggctgcagtttgggaggagtttgggaggggagaggtgggatgggaaagaagaagaaggagaaacagaggatgagAGTGTCGGCAGGTGGGTGCATATAATGGCTTtttccgacggactcaccgacggattcattccgtcggtgatgccgtcggtgacatcgccacgtcactgtacgactatcacagtttgaatccctcggtactttccgtcggtaaaatagcttgacgtcaccatgccgttgcgtatttccagacgaaatgtatattccgtcggtgaagtcgacggtatataccgacggaaatattctgtcggtatataccgacggcattaccgacggaatgattccgtcggtatataccgaccgattttgagacggaattatgtcTGTCGGtattaattaccgacgaaatatttccgtcggtaattccgttgcttttctccggttttctggtagtgatatcTCATGTAATTTTACAATTGAAGATAATATATACgggaaacaattttttatttattaaactaattaaatctcTTAGGCTcgattaaaatatctaaatgtGTGAGATATtggttattttagtttaaatccttttgtttttcaagtctACTCATTAAGATTTTCTActattttaagatttatatatGTGTTATTACAATATCTATAAACTTATAATCATCTAATCAAGTTGATTGTTAGTTTCACCCTCATTTGAACTAATGGCATCTTAATGATTGGATTAATATTTATGAAAGCATCTTTATCGAAATGTTTTGAACATTTTAAATacctaaatttataaatttaaagttcaaagtcacaaataattaaaaaccataaagacTTGTAttaaaaagagaattaaaaacTACCACATATGGGTGCAAGGAGGACTGACGTAattgattttcatttaattacacggaaaaaaaaaaagaaaacaagaataaatagatcaatttttttaaaaaaagtgatcaggataatatatagaaaatatatttttttaaaaaataaataataaaatcttaattcacagccctttaaatataaaataacaaaataaaattaaaaaaataaaataaaatatcagtcCTGGTCAACCAAAGTTAGCATAATGAACTTGTAACCCTGATAATCAAAGTCGAGCCAGCCTAGTATATCTCGATAAATTTACAGtttaaatcatgaaattgaaataatctaataaaataataaaaaaattataatatatatttttttaaaatatcaactatattttaacttttcaaatccatAACTCAagtaattaaactaaaaacactCTATCCAGACAAAATTAATTAGAAGGAGCCCTGTTTAAAACATGAACTCTCAAAACTTGCAGCAATAATAATGAATACTGtataagagagaaaacaagaaaaaacacgtatgggttaaaaaatatatctgtaTATATCTACAAGAACAAAAAGCTTTTATTTCATTGTCTATCAAGTTAGAGTTAGATAATGTATATTTATAGTTGAGCCTAGCTGCTCTTGGAGTACtcgtaatttttaataatacccCTTATCGCTCTGTTGTGCTTCACTCCAATATCTATCGATCTATGCGCCACGTACTACAGTATTGTCTTAATTTTTGGTATAtactaatataattaatttgaatcattAGTCACATTGCTTTCGTTTTGCatctatttttatgattgtggTGCAAAAAACACAGTTAAGTGTTTGGTAATgtattaaattgtgttttatattatgggatttataaaaaaattgagtttgaaacacAGTTTTTATGAAACAGTTTTTAcgtgtttttttaactgagtttcgtaaaactttgtttgtttttgcatttcaaaagcaatttttttcaaaatttgaatttttttatttttttatttactttaaattattattttttattttcagatcattctaatgcgttgatatcaaaaataaatttttaaaaataaaaaaattattttgatgcatttccaagtaaaaaacacttttgaaaagcaacGATAActaaacattttatacatgttttttgctgcACATAAATCctaaccataatttttaccaaacacgtgcctaaatccaactaaccacaTATAACtacacttttttaaatttattttttttaaaactagaaccacaaaaaataccttaaaaacaaACTCCCTAATAGCTTTCATATTCATACATATTGTTGAATATAATTATAGAGACACCTATCTgctattattttacttttttttttttaactttctcaGATCTGTTATAATCACGTTGGTatggataaaattaaacaataccatttcttttatatatatatatatatatatatatatgattaatttatctatcactacaagatttaacagttttaccgacggaatttttccgtcggtgtaagacacatattccatcggtaattatattaccgacggaatcaaagacggaaatgatccgtcggtgaatcgttcgtcggtaatgttttgtccgtcggtaaatccgttggtaatataattaccgacggatttactgacggaacatacgcgtcggtaataatttttttattaccaacggaattaccgacggaattactgacggatttaccgacggtattaccgacggaaattccgttggtaattccgtcggtaattattgaaaaacattttaaaaaaaattcattttataaaattataaaataattaaattaacataaattaacactatataatatatactcaaaatgcttggaaaaaagaataagaaaatcaattcaaacaaatttgcaacaaataaataaattaaaaaaattaattcaactaaaaaattaattcatatgaaaaaaatgaagttgcaattgctaaaaatttaaaaatcctataaataaatctactaaaaattgatctcatatgaaaaaaaatctcacaacaacatttatacaattattaagaacaaaaacaattaaaaataaaataaaaaacaaatatagtgaaaaaaatcatgaaaaaagaagaaaaaggaaaaatcttaccttaatgtagttgcaagtgaagctaaggagagaaaaaaaatttcattaagcatattaattaaaaaaaaaactaagaggataaaagaagaaagaagaagaagacatacccaagcatggaggaaaagagaaggagatgaggagagaaaagaagagaaagaaatagataagaaatgatgttttttacataaagtaaagaagaagaagaagacataccttaatgatgttttttacatatagtgaagaagaagaagaagaagaagaagtagaagaacaagaagaagtagaagaacaagaagaaacggctttgtctcttgtgaaataaaggcattcaggctttttattgggacgatttaccgacggatttacagacggtaatattaaatttaaattttcaatttcgtaaatttttttcagaaaccgtcaaaaaattaccgatgattttttaatccgtcggtgattccgtctgtaatatttaaatgaaaattttaaattaattgaattttttcagaaaaccgccaaataataccgacgacttttcaatccgtcggtgatttactctctggaaaataccgacggaattttccgtcggtgattccctttttaattaatatgatgaacagtgttcacaatttaccaacatatttaccgacggaattaccgacggaacaaattccgtcggtaattccgttggtaaaaatgacacgtcatcatttttttttttttttttttaattttttttcccacggtaattccctcggtatataccgagggaatatttccgttggtaaaatccctcggaaatttaccgacggaaatattccctcggtatttccgtttgtatttatcaattttctagtagtgtatAAAGATGTTATTTAGATAAGAATTGTAAGAAAAACTAGATAGATTTAGGAATTAACGCACCTAGTCCGTAACTGGAGTGTTGATCAGTCTATCATGAAATGAGCTGGGTTATATCTCTATTCTTAAGCTCAATTAATGATCTGTTGATAGAAGAACGACTTGAAGGTATCGCCAAGAACACAAGTAAGTACTAACGCCATCATTGCGAAAGAGGCCCGTTTATCACTTCAAGATCAAACGGAGCCGAAGAACAAACTTATTGGCTTCacgtttttctttattattagtAATTATTTTGGAGTTTGGATATATAGCCAATTAAGACCTGACCCACATACATACCCTCCAAGGCTGTCTTTGCCTCTCACCATGACACTCTTCTTCAATATCTGCATTTGACTCGGAGTTTTCTAGTCAATTTTCC is a window encoding:
- the LOC127904896 gene encoding uncharacterized protein LOC127904896 — translated: MAASLGREPSPMELFLETHVRSQDRQKGVQQFVDNRAQHFVETYNSRLRERYGDNPSTHPDFDPDLWMEAGSSGGPDKNRVYGLSNTTADNLRSTRSVSTVGSSPSVSNTQSEEFIALKQQYQQLSTNYDELRQIVMEMRSKMGDDTCAASFWPFGPGNNQPPPPPPPPPAPPLF